From Gossypium raimondii isolate GPD5lz chromosome 11, ASM2569854v1, whole genome shotgun sequence:
CCCAGAATCATCAGAATGGGAAGAATTTCTGCTAGGGATCAAAGTAGGGTTACTTTGCACTGCTCCAGATCCTCTTGATCGACCAACCATGTCCGATGTTGTGTTCATGCTTGAAGGTTGTCGTGTGGGCCCTGATATTCCTTCATCAGCGGATCCCACCTCTAAACCTTCACCCGCATAAACACCCCCCAATTccgatttctctttttttcgtTACTTTTTCCTGTCTCATGAAAACTTTTATCCATTTTTTCAGTTTCAGAGAGAAAAATGTAAAAGCAAGgtgaattttcttttgttcaGTTAAATTCTTCCTACTTTCACAAGTTTTGCTACTATTTCTTTCCAATCAATTTTTTGAACTCGAAATTTGGATCAACTTTGAATCAAATTTGATGTCAActtgaaacaaatcaaaattaaattgatggaATCAACTCGAAAAACTAGTGCAACTCGGCTCAGATCTAAAAAAATTGTCCCAACTTCATACTAGTCAACGCAAATTGATTCTGATCAGATCTATGTCCAATTCAGGTGGAtttagggaaaataaaaacCAGAAGCAGCCAAAACCGGAGTTGAAGAGGTCCGAAACCCGACAACAACCGCTGGGGACCCCTGGATTCTTCACGTCACGTGGCTCATTGAAAAATATAGCCGTTCAAATTGTAGACCCCGAGATGTACactctgtaaaaaaaaaaacctggttttgcttttttatttctttttttgcacATTGGGTGTTGGTGTGTGGGAAGCTCAGTCGATTGtagcttttttcttttaaaggtgGATTTCTGTCTCCACGCGGGGGATTTTCAAACGTTCAAGGCATGGCAATGGAGGAAAAAAAGAAGCTGAAGCCGATAAATGTAGATGATGACAAAAGACCCCAAATTTTCTTGAGCAGATGGGAATGGGTAACAGGGAAAGTGATAGACgtggaaatgaaattaaatttatgtggTTTTCTAGGATTCATCTCCATTAGAATATGGGAATAACAACATTGAGAAATGCACAATGAATTGCAGTGACCGTTAAGGCTCCatctcttttaattattttattatttttgggtttcttGGATTATAGGTTTCAGAAAACCGACAAGGTCAAACTGGATTATATAATATTTGCCCTACTGAGGATTTGCAGGGAGATAACTTAATAATCTCCATGGGCAACATGGCCCAACTTACTTAAGCCCTAATCTAGGACTCGAGTTAGGGCCAACTACAactcatatatttaatttatgtggTGCACTGCTTTATCAAACCTGAGAAGTTAGCTGTTTCACTTTGTAAAATTTATCCCccgatattttatgaaaactaATAACTTGCTAAACTGTTGGTTTTAGcattacataattaaaatgttagaaGTCTTGAATGTTTCAACCATAtataataagtttatttttgtccaaacatGTTTTTCGAATCTAATGTTTTtgtcaaacttttcaaaattttgtgtgGATTTCAAAAGACAACTCACCATTCAACATATCTAGTGAAAAAGTCCTCATTTTCCAATgcctattttatttatgaaaccAAATAAAACACAGTCCAAATAGAGAGAAGTccgaatgaaaaaaaaaagagtaaagcCAAAGTCTAAACGCCTAAGTTTGTAACGATTCTAATGATTCTAAAATACTCGGAACGCTTAAAAGAAAGCCCTATGGCTAGAACCTTTGTTTCTTGTTGATCATCTCATGTTGATTGATGTCATGGTAGAAATCTGTGAACTCCGGAGGAGGCATTTGCGAAAACACATGCGGCATCATCAACTGTTGCTGGTTATACGTAGCTACCTCGGGTCGCATCGATGGAGCATAAAAGCAAGTTTCCAATGCTGACTTAGGCTCCTTCAACATCACATTGTTTTGCACGCCATTTGACCTCGGATCATGAAGAACCGGCATTGATGCTGAATCGAACATTACATCATTGCTTGGCATCCCGAATCTTGGATCGTGACATATGGAATACGATGGCGGAGGATTGTACATCGCATTGTTCGGAAAACTGTTTTTGCTGCTAGATGCAATTCCTGATCGAACTCCAAAACCAAGATCATTCATCATCGACATCCTTAATGATTTCTCAATGGGATTCAAGCTGAGGGAAAGCTTCACCAATGCCTCATCGGCAGGGGAAAAGGAAGGTAGTTGCATGTCAAGAGGTCTAGCAGGAAGAGGAGGCTGATCTCTGATAACTCCGAACTCCGAGTTCTTTCGAGGAATGTCTTGGATGAGATCAAAATGGTTAACAATCTCCAAAGGGGTATGAGTCTGAATGTTATTATCCAAAAGGCTTCGATTCCAAAGATGTAAGGCTGCAGCAGGGATGTAATTATCAGAAGAACTCAGCGTCGATCGAGCACCAAAGCCACCTAGTGTCCTCAATTCAGATCGCAACAACTTCTGCTCATCATCTCCCTTCATCAACATGATCTTCCTCTTAACAACTTCAATGTTCGAATCAAGTTTAGTAAGACACGACGCAATATGCTCAGGGGAGAAATTGTCGATACGATCATCCCATGTTGGAAACTTGGCCTTGAAATTAGCCTTGCATACTTGTGCGACTTCGTCACGAGCTTGTCTCCGGCACATGTTGAAGAAATCGGAAATACTAAAAGTCTTCTTTTGGGAACCCGAAGTAGCCATAGTGTTGTATCTGCCAATGATGGTCTCAACTTGAACAGGATCCGAAGGCCAAACTTCAACCCTAGAAGGACTGTCCTTCAATTCGGGTTCGAAGATGATCATGCATACTTCCACATCACAAAGGGTGGAGAATTCATGAGCCTTTTTTTTCAAGCTCTGCAATCGCTTCTTAAGCGTTGCAGCTCGAGCCTTCTCCTTCTCTATAAGTTTCATTTTCAGTTTTCTACGAGCCATATCTAAACAGTAaccaagaaattaaaaaaaaaaaaaacaatcaagaGAAACATGCATATTAAGACACTGTAAACCATGAATCTTCATGTTTTCTAACATGTCATTGTTGTTCAAACATTAAACCTAATGGTCTGTtaaatctgttttttttttttcccaccAAACTAAATCAAGTGAAGCATGAatgttcatgttttttttttcaccaaaatcatattaattaacTGTAATAAACAAGGAGAAAAGAACAATAAAAGGCAAAACGATAAACATGGTTTGATTAACTATAAAGATAGGAGAAGAGAAGACACTTACCTTCACTGCCTCCCTCTCGATTCAATAACAAACATTGAGTTTCtctttattccttttaaataaaagaaaagatattttaaataaggaaaagagattttattctcATCACAATTAAGGAcgctataattttaaaaaaaaatcaggaATTTGTATGATTCTCGATATAACCAgacatcaaaatatttataaatatagttATGTTTTAGGTGTTCATTTTTATTGCGTATACATtgtatactttaatttttttcacttaatttctaaaaattttaaaatagtcatTCAATTagtcgaatttttttttgtccattttCATTAAGCATCGTTAAGTGTTTAACGGAGGGTAACGTGACAATTTAAAAtcgatataataataaatttaaccttcaaattttatatattgtgtagatttaatcataaattttaaaaattaaccattaaaatttataaataatcgCAATTTGatactaattctaatatatttctatataaaaGTAATGGtttgaaacatatatatatataaaaaaatggtgtTCCTTTTAGAAGTATAGgcttctttgatttctttggcAGTAGCAGATCGTATTCTTCTTCTTTCAACAAGAGTAATGATAGCTGCACTACACCagaataggcttttagcggcacttttagcggcgtttggaacAAAAGCGTCGcaaaaaatcgagcattagcggcgatttagccaaagcgccgctaaaggtagagCATCCGCGGCGATTtcgaagaagcgccgctaaaaatagaaattagcGGTTAGCGTCGCTTTAtataaagcgccacaaaaaacctaagaccaatttttacgatttttaaacctttagcggcgtttttatttgtgcgccgctaatgatcggatctttagtggcgtttttatctGAGCGTCGCTAATTCTCCGATCTTTAGCGGCTTTTTATATGAACGCCGCTAAACctctggcctttagcggcgattttctctcagcgccgctaatgctctgatctttagtggcgtttttatctGAGCGCCACTAATACTCTGGCATTTAGCGACGTTTTtgtctaagcgccgctaatgctcggatCTTTAGTGACGTTTTTATCTGAGCGCCACTAATTCTccggcctttagcggcgtttgtatctaagcgccgctaacgcatttacctttagcggcgtttttgccgaagcgccgctaatagtaacaaaaatcttataagttgaaataattaatattttgttctatttattatatagtggtacaatttacatctaaattataattaacaaatattattgattaatacaaaagtttttattaaagagaagtcgATATGTATATAACACTAActatttattactaattttcaatcatagttgatttaaactactttacgagagaaaatatattaaattatgaataaataaaatataataaaacttaaattttgtattgtaaagaataaattaaaaatagaattaacttttataagagtaataaattttggtagtcttgttaactaaattaatcaaaggaattaatataaattaaacaccaatttatacaaaatatattttatgattatatatatattaaagatttaggaatttttttatggacggtattttaaggagtacgggtatagatttaaggtttgggatttaaggttaatttaggggttagaggtttaggggtttgagatttagggtttcaacgatcatgttagggtttaatttagattaatattagtttttgattatttttatggtaaatatatatgttcttatatatttgtaaaataaatccagatcaataaatttaatatattgaagtttagtatagtttatattataattaatagatatatatataatagtctTTACTAGGCGTTTTAGTCAAAAGCATACAAATATTGCAATATCTGACGTCGTTACGTGTTAGGGAATCGTTTCTATTGTGGCGTTTTATAGGAAGCGCGCTAATATTCTTGAAACTCGTCGAGCAGCGTCGTTTCAGTTGAATGATGTACTCTATTACTGGCGTTTTCGGAAAACGCCGCAGATATGTCAACAATTTTGTGAAAACGTCCTTTGTTACTTtcgtaattgaaaatttagtggcgttttactGTAAACGCCATAAATgtgacttaaaattaatttaaacggcgccgtttctttAAAGGCCATTTAACCCGTGTCCTCATCCTTTACAAATTTATTATCGAAAAAAATGCATTTTCTAtaccaaattttataaaaaaaattgtttttatataaagagTCAAAATTTGTTGTACCAAGTTtattataacaatttttttttccatttgttaagAGGACATTTGAAGCTTCATACGAAATTTTGTCATAAAGATAATATTGCTACCTTATTTCAACTTTATACAAcatttttaactatatatatatataacttgttgtttaatagattttcactatattttttattattaaagaatatttaggaatattttaaaaaatatttagggaATATTTTGGTCGATGCATGGTATTTTAAGGAGTACGGGCCggtatatatgaatttaaggtTTGGTATTTATGGCTTAGGAGTTAGAATGGGTTATGCTTTAGGGTTCTGACGTGAATTTATGGGTTAGGGACGAggttaattagggtttagggatttaagggttagagaggttttagggtttggcggggtttagggtttcttaagaggttaatataattagattgattaattttggaggtaaatatatatgttcttatatatttgtaaaatatagatccgaataaatttaatattaagataagttTTGAGTATAATAGGTAGAtgatcactttatgcatgtaGCTACATAAATTGATTGGTTAATATTAAGAATACaaggttaatttataatttgagacttgttaaatgatacaatataactaatagtagttatataattaaaacatttaacccaaattaacggccatttgatatatttttgatatatatggatatattaatatatatggatatatatatatagttattaattatttaatttgtatatataggaccaaaataatattggtataaataaataaacaaataaataagtaagtaattatttatttgttaaataaattggtaattaattatttaaatgtaagacaaaaaaaattagagtttgAGCGGCGTTTctatataaaaacgccgcaaaaggtatcCTTTACCGTCGTTTCagtaaaaaacgccacaaagaTTGCAATATACGACGTCGTTATGTGTTAGGGAATCAGTTTCTATTGTGGCGTTTTTACACAAAGCGCcgcaaaacttacataactttaCTTAAACGGCACCGTTTCTTCAGAGGACAAATTAACTTAGATCGGTGTCGTCCTCCATTTACAAAGAATCGGGAAATCGCAGAGAAATTAGAGAGAAATTTCTAAGTGTCGAAAGGGAGAAAACTTTTCACGAAAAATACAAAGGAAAGAAACGTGTTTGAGTCGATCTTGAAACAAGGTGGGCACAATTGCGAGATTTGTCCATTGAATAGGTAAGCCGTTTCGTTTTTTTCgattaaattttttggttttaggTCGGTCTAAGttatttggggttttagggtttcgattaaacaacataaaaaatgtGGCTTCTCATTAGATAAAAgcgaaaaaaaatttagggtttcttTCCGTGTTGCCTTGATGAGTTGTTGCTGCTTCTTCATCTCCTTCCTTAAACCCCTATCCGACCCGATTTGTGGATTTCTGGTGTCAATCCACGAAGTCTTTTACAAAAGCCGTACAACTGCTTTTTATATGTGCTGcgtttaaatataaaacacaGTATTCAATATAGTTAATCAtgatttattttgagaaatcattattaaaattatggttttcgTTTTGTTTTAATCATGATTTCTTTAATATCCTTGGCTATAGAGTTATTCCAGCATCCATTTAAGGGGAAATGTATTATTTCTTCAATCCATTACTGAAACaaattgtttgtttaatttactttcATATTACTTTCATATTCTTGGTTGAGTAAGTAAATGTGTGAATGTTGTTTGTGTAATGATTTTTCGGTATTCAATTGGGTTGTTTGATGTTAGACTTAATTTAGGCATACAATATAatcaatgaaataataatagCTAGGCCACATCAATTCAGTATTTAGTGGAGAGAATTTGTTATGCCTAGTGTGCATTATTTGCGTAATGTGAATTCAGTTTGTAGTTTATTAGTTCggttttggttaatttatgatttaaatatatttttattgtcgCTAATCATACATGGATTATAAGGATATggtatactatatatatattttggtgatgtttaatatatgaaattcgCATAACTTATAAGGTAATCGGCATGTTTGTCATatgtattaaaacatataatgttAAGCTATTTCACATTGGTTaggtgatatatatatatatatatatatgtgtgtgtgtgtgtgtgtgtgaaatGTATTATATGcctgaatttaataaataattaaatataggTTATGATTTATAGATTGTAATATGCTTGCAAAGGTTGACTACTACTTATAATAGGTTTGCTATTTAGAAAACAGGCTgttattagtatttatatttgcattatttgcCTTTAAATctactttattttcaaaacgTCCTTAACGAAACTGTTGATAATCAAATGGGTagcaattttgacaaaatatgaGCCCCAATTAATTTGTCACCTTCTCACGTGGGGTGGATTTTATAAATCTCTGCTTTATAGCTTTGGGAATAGAATGAGTATCATCTAATTATTTGCGTAATGTTGTTTGTCTAATATCCTTACCCAATTGAcatacttttttttatgtttaatttagaataaaatgtGATTTCTCCCGCATGATTTGGTTAGGTTAGGTTTCAACATATACTcatatatatgttcaattttaAACCTCTAATATCATCTAATTCACTGTCATGTACCTTTTTACTTCATCAAGCTGATCAGTTTTGATGATAGGTTATAAGCTAACGTATGACTTATATGATATGGGTTTGGAGAAGCAATCGGCAAAGtggaaattgcagaattagatggtttttcgtgggtacaagcacatcggtatgttctgtttcaccacgaatcaatggaacctttacgcaagtaagttctacaaatttgataaatattcatcaattaaaaattgtttatcttctaacaagctgaacatattttttacatagtgagtacaaacaaataccGAGATCTCGTTCAGCGCTCCAAGAAGAACACAACTTCGAGACatcaataagttgttcacaGAATCTTTCCATGAATGGTTAACCGAAACGGTATGCAATTGTAGCTTTCATCGACATATAATTGTAATCTtgtctcataacatttttaattactcagttgaCTTTTCAtacaataggtttggagtgggaagaacgtgaccgacgaagttaaatggctttctcaaggtccaaatcgggtggttaaaagatatagtgtgtttctcataaacggattcaaatttcatacaaaatatcgcgagagattgaggagaacgcaaaattgtggaatggttgttaattcctcaattactagttatgctagtgctagggacaacaatcctgtcgagggaaatgtagAATATTTCGGACTTCTTACTgatataattgagttggattactacggaaaatggaaagttgtcttatttcgaggtgattgggccgatgttaatactggtcgtggaattaagcaagattaatttggtttcacaatggtgaacttcAATCGATTGATTCAtacaggacaacaattgattgatgagccgtacgtattttcttctcaagtcaaacaagtattttactcaaaagatccaattgatgagggttggtacgttgtactccgtaacattcCTAGGGACTTGTTTAACAtaggcagtggaagtagagatggcattgacgacagaacacaaactttgccatttccagaacaaaacttaaacgaaaacatccctagtactagtacacacagtcaatgggtccgccaggatacggatgaagatatttatggattataatatagtaagcttttacgattatttaattattgtaatatcatatcataatattggtcttattatatatttcaactattttaaacatattattattgttgtaattgtatattaagttttcaactaatttatttgtattgtagataaaatgcctagaagaccCGTGCGAGCgcaccgcattgttcaaggtactccaaactcgACCGAAACAAACAGCACTGTatattaagttttcaactaatttatttgtattgcagataaaatgcctagaagaccCGTGCGAGCgcaccgcattgttcaaggtactccaaactcgACCGAAACAAACAGCACTGAACAACaaactgctattggatcttcgaatgttccggttACACATGAGGAACCTATAGAAgctcaaagtaatttaacatctaacttacatgtgtgttgacttattatttattttattttttaaatttcttatattacaatacttttattttctagcTGAAACTACCGGGACATGGAGAGTTCGCGGACGTACTCTACTGAGGGATTTATATGATCTAGATCCAATTgagcgtgtccaagtatccagtaatagctttggtcagcctattggatcagaagctcgccttttagcaggatacatgggcattctagcacggaatCCAAATATAttgccaattaacttcgagtcatggcataaagtgcccgagagtaacaagaatcaagctctcgataacattaaggtaacaaaacgtgtatgtcatttataatacttgggtttaagtttcgtttacatttactttcttaagtaaaaaacaaaatgtgttttttgtaggcgagatttgctctagaggtctccaATGCTTATCTAAAGAAGGCATTAGGAAAAAGgtggagagaccataagagcacattaaagaaagactattataagacaaaaacacactcgacgagaaattacaaaatgtcccgccgggaatgctAAGGTtccagtgggaagaggtcgttagattttagacttcgaagaaaggagaggtatgtgttactacaaaaatcttgtaattattttggtttatagtatttaataattaacgtactaataatttcacaacgtaggatcgtgaacgagttggaacaaatagtaggcagaaacaaaaattcacgcaCACAGCTGGGTCAAGaagttttgcgtgtgtagctcAGGCCGAGGTATTTTGGATTTATAAGGTACTggcagatatttattactttatatcaaataatatttttactattgtattgtaggaagTCCTGTCGGGTCAAAAatttggacgccttcaactttttgacattacacataggaagaaagatggaaaccctatgactcctgaagctgcagaaattatggtacgttcgcttaatacaatttgacttgttttaattatttttactattctaatggtttatttcatttcttgtaatgcaaatattgctaagttatgttgcatttgtttttttaatatattgcGTTCTTAACtatgtcatttattttttaggaaaaactgAAGGacaaaaaggcggagtacgaagcgattgcttcaagtgatagttctgttcatattgacgacattgataaccggattatcactgaagttttgggtcctgaaaggtatggtcgggttcgatttcaaggatcttttgttagcccatcccaatattttggatccagctcgcaacaatacatgcattcggggagtcaggctcaagctgaagttcagaggttaagagaccagatatctcagatgcaagcgacaacaagtgaacaaattacacaacttaaagcggaggcaacatcgagagaagtCGAGGTtcaaaagatatgaagaactccgGCTACAACTTAAAGAGATCTGCAACAAGAGAAGAGAGGCAAGAAGAGAGAAGCGAGGTTCAACgaagtatgaagaactccaagAAGACTTAAAGCAGATGCAAGAATGAGAGAAGCAGAGGTGCGGCGAGGGAATTAGAGGGCAACGAGGGAAGCGAGCGACTTAAAAGTTCGATGAACTCCAAAG
This genomic window contains:
- the LOC105801522 gene encoding agamous-like MADS-box protein AGL81, which encodes MARRKLKMKLIEKEKARAATLKKRLQSLKKKAHEFSTLCDVEVCMIIFEPELKDSPSRVEVWPSDPVQVETIIGRYNTMATSGSQKKTFSISDFFNMCRRQARDEVAQVCKANFKAKFPTWDDRIDNFSPEHIASCLTKLDSNIEVVKRKIMLMKGDDEQKLLRSELRTLGGFGARSTLSSSDNYIPAAALHLWNRSLLDNNIQTHTPLEIVNHFDLIQDIPRKNSEFGVIRDQPPLPARPLDMQLPSFSPADEALVKLSLSLNPIEKSLRMSMMNDLGFGVRSGIASSSKNSFPNNAMYNPPPSYSICHDPRFGMPSNDVMFDSASMPVLHDPRSNGVQNNVMLKEPKSALETCFYAPSMRPEVATYNQQQLMMPHVFSQMPPPEFTDFYHDINQHEMINKKQRF